A stretch of Corallococcus macrosporus DNA encodes these proteins:
- a CDS encoding metallophosphoesterase family protein, with product MSGGLRTLGALGLTAALLSTGCMRPSEDRAVRDTRVGQAQADALTVEVEGGLASVRTLSSGTLELWGQAPAFTTRVAAGADARMDWLFTVHNAMPDAELTAVDEAGTPLTVEALPDAHPTMKAWRVALRPGTTARLTVAPPDWDTREPFRFAALADVQEALSKVGDIYARLNEDPSLRFIFFAGDLTEFGTREQLEEFQQRLEADSRIPLFATLGNHETFSDDAREYHRLVGRGSQHFTFRGVHFSLVDSGSSTVDPLVEEALDGWLEEARDAVHVVAMHIPPLDPIGVRGGGFAVRNEAAGLVGKMARAGVDLTLYGHIHSFYSFSNAGVPAYISGGGGAIPERFDGVGRHFLAVDVDPSTGVRDVGLVRVD from the coding sequence GTGAGCGGTGGACTTCGGACCCTGGGCGCGCTGGGCCTGACGGCGGCGCTGCTGTCCACGGGCTGCATGCGTCCCAGTGAGGACCGCGCCGTGCGTGACACGCGCGTGGGGCAGGCGCAGGCGGACGCGCTGACGGTGGAGGTGGAGGGCGGGCTCGCGTCGGTGCGCACGCTGTCGTCCGGCACGCTGGAGCTGTGGGGCCAGGCGCCGGCGTTCACCACGCGCGTCGCGGCCGGAGCCGACGCGCGCATGGACTGGCTGTTCACGGTGCACAACGCGATGCCGGACGCGGAGCTGACCGCCGTGGACGAGGCCGGCACGCCGCTGACGGTGGAGGCGCTGCCGGACGCGCACCCGACGATGAAGGCGTGGCGCGTGGCCCTGCGGCCGGGGACGACGGCGCGGCTGACGGTGGCCCCGCCGGACTGGGACACGCGCGAGCCCTTCCGCTTCGCCGCGCTGGCGGACGTGCAGGAGGCGCTGTCCAAGGTCGGGGACATCTACGCGCGGCTGAACGAGGACCCCTCCCTGCGCTTCATCTTCTTCGCGGGGGACCTGACGGAGTTCGGCACGCGCGAGCAACTGGAGGAGTTCCAGCAGCGGCTGGAGGCGGACTCGCGCATCCCGCTGTTCGCCACGCTGGGCAACCACGAGACCTTCTCCGACGACGCGCGCGAGTACCACCGGCTGGTGGGCCGAGGCAGCCAGCACTTCACCTTCCGGGGCGTGCACTTCAGCCTGGTGGACTCCGGCAGCAGCACCGTGGATCCGCTGGTGGAGGAGGCGCTGGACGGCTGGCTGGAGGAGGCGCGCGACGCGGTGCACGTGGTGGCGATGCACATCCCGCCCCTGGATCCGATTGGCGTCCGGGGCGGAGGCTTCGCGGTGCGCAACGAGGCCGCCGGGCTGGTGGGGAAGATGGCGAGGGCGGGCGTGGACCTGACGCTCTACGGCCACATCCACTCCTTCTATTCGTTCTCCAACGCGGGCGTCCCGGCGTACATCTCCGGAGGCGGCGGCGCGATTCCCGAGCGCTTCGACGGCGTGGGCCGGCACTTCCTGGCGGTGGACGTGGATCCATCCACGGGGGTGCGGGACGTGGGTCTGGTGCGGGTGGATTGA